The Tolypothrix sp. PCC 7712 region TTCTTTTTTAAAATCCGCAGAGCTTGTGGAATAAACAGACTAGCATTAAATATAAAACCTAAGCCAAAAAATAAAGTTACTAATTCTCTCATGTTGAGTATAGAAAAGGTAAATAGTATTATGAGGATTTAACTGCTCAATAAACCACAGCCGTTGTTGAGCAAAATAATGGCTGTTTTATATTTCATTCAGCCAATTTAAAATACTGGCTTTGCTATCTACCAATCCCTTGTAAAATAGTGACTCTGGTGACATAGACTCAATTGCAGCACATAGCTTAACTCGTAATAGGGAATCTTTTTTGATTAAACTGCAATCTCTGAAATAAGTCCGAATAGTAAATAATGCTGCTTCATACTCCGGTAGTCCCCAAATTACTTGTCGCTCAATTCGTAAGTAAAGCTGAGGATTTTGGGCATCAAAGTCTCTACCTTGCCATTGACTAACCGATAAATTAGGCGGTGGTTCGGGATGGTGATTAAGGCGGGTGTCAGTACTCAAACCCCAAGCAAAACGCACCATAGGTTTACAGCTAATCATAGTATTAGCGATCGCATCTGCCCGGCGATTAATTTTTTCCATACCTGCTACAGGCTGATGTATTTCTGCAAAGTTTTTACCGATTTTTTCCTCAGCTGACCAATGATTGGGATAGCACAAGTGAACTGCACTCAGCCAATTGCAACCATCCCTACCACGACAGATGACTGTCAAGTCTTCTTGCATTTGGGATGCTAGAGCATCAAGGGTAGAACTGTAAGTGGGAAACACTGAACTATTCTCGACTCGCTGTAATTGCCAGTCTGCATCTAGATAAAGTGTTTCTTGGGTGAGTTGGCTACGAAATATCAAGGTATTAGCTGTTGATTTTTGGTAATCAAAGTATTGTGGGTGATCTTGCGTGAGGCGCTCAACTATCAAACGAGCGATCGCACCTGCCACAGCCTTAGAATATTTATGAGTTTGGTAGTATTTACTTAACCGTTCGGCACGGGCTAAAAGTTTAGCCTGACGGTAATGTGCAAAATTTTCATCGATTTGAAACACTTGCCCATCAGCTTCAGCATTACCAAAACACGTGCCAAAGGCCATCATCCCTGGCTTGACTTCGTAGCGTCCATTCATCAACGGGAAGTAGCAAGCCGGACTATTGCAGGCTTTTAGTTTCTGCGTTTCCACAAGCCAGTGATGTAGAGGAGTGCCATGATAGATGGTTGCATAATAACTTGGGCATGAGTTGAGATTTTGTAGTGCGATCGCAAAACTTTAACTTTGTGCTTCTATCCCCAAAAATATATCAAGCAACTTTTCTAATTCTTGTAGAATTACCAATGTCTACATAATTTATAGGCTACATCTATTCAATAAGTAACCACGCAAAATTAATTACAGTCATTGCAAGCGCAGCGAAGCAATCTCAACCCTTGCGATTGCTTCATTTCGCTCCGCTCCATTCGCAATGACATTGTGTAATTAATTTTGTTTAACTACTTATCTACAAATCTTATACCAATTTGAGAAAAGAATGCGACAGATTTTAGGGGCAAGGCACTGCCCAGTGGTGTCAACTTAACGTGAAACCCTCTTGGTTGCAAGGTTTCGCCCACACGGAGAGGGGAGCAAGAGATTTATTTCCCCTTCTCCTGCGGGAGAAGGGGTTAGGGGATGAGGGCGCGAGGTATTTGTACAACGCCTGCCCTATATAGCTTTTAGCTTAAGTTGACACCAATGGGCACTGCTTTGTCCTCTAAAATATATTGATGTGTCGCCAACATTATTTGAATTGGTATTCTAGGGTAGAACGGCTCAACAAAAATTATATAATTTAAATATTTAATAGCTGATTTGGTTACTTATAGAAAATGACTTAAATTTTATTTATGCAAAAGGGAAAATGGTCAAAATATTACTTGATTCCATTTCCCTTTTACCCTTGTAAAAAAACTCTTATCTCATAAGACAACTTACAAACTGATAGTTTGTGCTACAAAATTTGCTTGACTATCCCAATAATCAACCTTATTAATCTGCACCTTCAGCAAAGCAATATCAGGTTCCTTTAATCCTTGCGGAAACCAAGCTTGAAGTTCTGGCTTCCATAATTCTTGCATCTTGTTGCGGTCTTGAACTAATTCTGCGCTACCCGATACTGAAACATATCGCTTTTGGTTAGGTGAAGAGAAACTGAGATTGACTTGCTGACGATGCTCAATTTCAAAGACTTTATGGGAACTAGCATTGGTAAAAAACCACAGTGTACCATCAGGCTGAATATCACTACTCTTTTCCATCGGACGACTGTGCAAGCTACCATCCTCATCGACTGTAGTTAACATACTACAACCAATATCTTTAATCAGTTCCCGCAGTTGATCAATATGTTGATTTTTGTCGGTAGAGGTTGTCATTTACCGTACTCTTGTTTTGAGGTTTTTCATTGACATGGGAATTAGAATTAAACCCATTGTCCTTGCTTGGAAAATTCCTCTTTTAGTATCAACATTTTTGATTTTTAATTACCTGTGTCTACAGATAGAATTACTATGACATTTGGAAAGAGCGTAACATTGTTGCGCCCTTTCCAAAGATGTGAGAGCCTTCATTGTGATTATTTACCTGAAGGTTGCCAACCCCGACGCTCTAGCATTTGCCGTACTTCTGGGCTGGGATTATAGTTATAGCCGTAAGACGAACGCTCTGAGTCATCCATAATTTGAGGTGTCAACAATACAACCACCTCTCTACGTTCATTGCTTCTGTTAGTACTTCTAAATAGAGAACCAATTAAGGGAATATCACCCAAGATAGGAATCTTAGAGACTGTTGTCCGGTCTTGGTCTTGAATAATACCTGAGAGAATCAACGTCTGACCATCTCGTAGACGAATCATACCAGAAGTCAGAGACCGTTCAGATACTAAAACAATTTGACCATTTCCTGTATTTTGTGATGCTGTAGGTGCGCTAACAGTGGGAGCAACCGATAGAGAAACAAAACCATTGTCATCAATCCGCTCAATTTTCACATTCAGGGTTAAGCCAACTTTTTGTTTATCAATTTTTCTCTCAGTTCTAGAACCACCGGAAGTATCTGTTGTTTGTAGAGTAATGTTCCCTACGACTTCCTGAGTCAGGTTAACAAGAGCCTGCTGACCTTCTTGCACAATCAAAGTCGGATCAGTCAAAATCTTGGCATTGCCATTTGTGACTTGAGCTTGCAAACTAGCGAGTAAACGTTTGGGGAATTGATATAAAGAGGGTAAAGATGCCGTAGCCGTACCCAGAGTACCTTGTGTAACGCTGCTGGTACCATCAGCATTTCTTGTAACTATGTTATCCGTTGCCGGAGTGATCTGAGAAAAACCTGGTTGTAAAGGATTAGTATTACTAGGAGAAATAGGTTGGTAAAAATTTCCACTGCCTGCACTTTGACTTCTAGTGGTTGTACCATCTGGATTGACTATGATCGTACCTGGGGTAGTTCCAGAAATACTGACAGTGCTATTTGGATCATAGAAAGGTGAGCCTGTAATAGGATTAGTAATAACTGGTGTATCGTTTACACTAGTTGCCGCTTCGGAAGCAGTAGCAGGCCTAGAGCCACCAAAATTGAGAGATGCTGCACCATTATCAACAGCAAAAAAGTTATTCCCCACACCAAACGAGAAACTAGTATTGTAATCCTGGGTTCCCGTGAGGTTAACATCAATAATTTTGACATTGACTACTACTTGACGACGACGAATATCAAGCTGAGTCAATTGGGCCATAGCCATATCAATTAATCTAGCTGGCCCAATCAACGTAACAGAATTTGTACGCTCATCTCCTAATGCCTGTAAACCTCTAAGTAATGGGTTAGAGTCCTTAAAATCAGCTCGTTGAGTTTCTAGTTTAGTTTCCGTAGTGGTTTGAGTTTGGGTAACTGCGGCGGTGGAATTACCTACAGGGACAGCACTCACACTAGTAACAAGTCGTTCGCGGCTAATGGCACTTTCTGCACCTAAACCAACTAAAAAGTTGAGGGCGACTCCCACTGTTACCTGATTGAGTCGCACGTTCCGCATCACATTATCACGGGTAGAGTTGGGTAGTTTCGGCCCCACAAAAATCGTGCGACCACTACGATTAGCCTCTAAACCACTCAAACGCAAGACATAGTTAAAGACATCTTGTACTGGTTCGTTTTCTATATCTAAGGAAATAGTTTGTCCTCCAGCAGCCGCACTTGTTTGACCACCAGAAGACGCTCCCCCACTTGCTGCTCCTCCTACATAAGCTAAATTCAGACCAGCTGCACGAGATAGTAGTGATAAAACCTCACGCACGGGAGCATCTCGCAGTACTAACCTAGGTACGCGCTCCTGAGTACCTAAGTCAATATTTACGGGAGAAGCATCAATATTGGAGATAGCAATATCGCCTACTGGTGGAGCAACGGCTCTGGGTAAGAAAGGAGGCCCCTGATTCGGAGGTTGACCTGGGCCTGCTGGTTGTGCAGGTTTACCGTCAATACTGATTTCCGGGTTGGGGACTAAAACATCCGGTTTTTTACCCGTTTGAGGTGCAGTAGGATTAGATGGTGGTGTGGGCGTTGTTGGTATTGGTGCTGGTGTTGTTGGATTGGGCTTTGATGCTGTAGTATCTCCAGAGGGACTAAAGCCTAAAGTAATACGATTATCTTTTCTGCCTACAGGTTGGCTACTAGGGGCGTTGTTGCTTCCAGTTACCACCACCCGGATGCTGTTAGCATCTAGCTGAACAATTTCAACTGAGGCAATTCCTGAAGCGGGGTTGTCTTGGCGGAAATTATTGCCTTGTGGTAAACGTAGTTGAGTATTAATAATATCTGTAACTAAGGCATTTCCTCTTTTAGTTGTGAAAACTTGCGGACGCGAGCCAGAGGAAGTTTTCAAAATAACATTAATTCCACCATCAACTTGACTTAGCTGTACGTCAGTAATTTGGGTAGTATCTGCCCAAACCGGTTGAGCTGCTAGAAAGATAAAAGCAGCAGTACCTAATAATAAACTATTACCGTGAAGCTGTTTCACAGTTCATTCCTCACCTGATAAAACCTTGTTGACAAATAATTTTTGATCGGAACTTAAGTACTGAAGCTGTTAGCTCAAGCCTACTCAGGTAGACTTAAAACTAAGTTTGACCAGAATTCAGATCTCTGGAGATAACTTTAACTATAGACCCCTATATTGCACATCTATAGTGGTTGTTGTCTTGATACCCCATTCCTATTTCCTAGTTCAGTACTATTCGCTATTTCTTCTTAGGAGCAGCTTTAGCAGCAATCATTGCCCTTTCCTCAGGGGTAAGTGGCATCAATGCTTGTAGCTGGAAAGAGGTAGTGATTGATGCAGGCCCGCGCTTGGGTATAGGCGCTCCTTTTTCTGATGTGGCTTTAGGCGGTGGAATCAATATCGATTGATAATCTTTGAATATTAACAAAGGCTGTAAACGCTCAATGTTACGCAGAATCGATTGCGTTTGTTCGTAAGTACCCTCAATTTCAACTTGGATAACACTGCGTTTCAGCTTGCCATCCGCCTGTATGCCCAAACTACCATCCGTAATTGGTTCTGGTTGCTGCGTTACTGGCACAAATTTTTTCAGTTGAGCCTTGGCTGGATTACCAGGAATTTGAGCGTTACCAGTTTCAATTAAGCGATTCATATCCAGTAACAATGTATCCAAGGTTTTTTCGTTAGAAAACAAACTTAAAACCTGAATTTGTTGCTGTTTGGCTTGCTCTAGCTCTTGTTTGATTTCGTCAATCTTGTTGACACTAGCTTTCTTTTGATTGACTTGTCCTTGTAATTCGTTAACTTTTGTTTGCTGCTGTTGATAGCTATCCCAAGCTGGCATTAACAAATTGAAGGCTACATACAATGCACCCAAAAGTCCTACAGAACCAACCAAAATCCCGATGATTTTAGGTGTAAAGCTAATTCCAAACAGAACGGGAGAGGCTGGGGATTCTAGAGCAAACTCTCCGTTTTGTTCTGCAAAATTCAAATCGTCACTCAGCGTCATTTTGTAATGACTCCTGTTTTTTGGATACTGCGAATTCGAGTTACTAGTCCCACTGTGCCTTTTTGTTCTAACTCCCGAATTAACTCAGAAGCTGGAACATCGCTCAGACTTGATTGAATAGTGTATTTGACTACTTGAGGTGGCGGAAGTTTGACACCATTACTATCAGTGGCATCTGATGAAGATGGTGCATTGACTAACTCAGCAGTCTTAATTTTGCTTTCTGAGGCCTTTAAAAAGTGAGACTGTTGCAGAGTTAACAAAAAGTCGTTGACATCGTTAAAAGAACGAGCTACGCCGTTAATTTCTATGCCTCCAGCGGGGTTTCCAGGAGTAGTCCCTGCTGCTTGCCCCTGCCCTTGTACTGGACGAATCGGTGGGGTTTGCTTGATGTCCTCTATTTGTACGTTTGCTGGTATACGTTCGCGCAAATCTTGTAACATGGCTGACCAAGGACGAATTTGGTCAAAAACTGTGACTAAACCTTGCGTTTCGCCTTTAATTTTGGTTGTCTCTTCTTTAATTTTGTTAATACTTGCTAGTTCTGTGTCTAACCTCTTGCTTTCTTGATCTAGTTGTGCTAAATTTTGCTCTAACTCAGCGTTCTTGGCTTGCAACCACCACCACGCGCCTCCTACAAGGGTGGGTAAGCAAATGCCTACAGCTACCCCTATATATAATGGTGTCATGTTGCCAACAGGCATCTGAATTTTGACTCTTGGCTTTTTAGTAGCCGTATTCTGGTAATTTGGACGGTCTTTAAGGAAGTTAATATCCAAACTGTACATTCTGTTATACCTCCCGCATTCCTAAACCCAGTACTGTCGCTAAACCAGCGCGTTGTACTGCAGGGTATTTTTCCTCACTAACTTCTATGGACAAAGATGTTATCGGATCGATTTGTGCAGTTGGTAAGCTTAATCTTTGGGTGAAAAACTCATCTAGCTGTTGCAAGCCACCGCCTGGGCCTGCTAGAAAAATTTGTGCTACCTCCAAATTTTCACTTTGATTGAGGTAAAAATCGATAGAACGACGCAGTTCATCGGTGAGTTCTCCCAAAACTCTTAATAAAGCTGCCATACCTGGATTAATATCGGTTAGCCCAGTTTTTCCGCCATCGGCGTTTGTTGTCATAATCGTCATGCCGTACAACATTTCCATATCTCGGCTTGCAGGTAGACTCATAGCCTTTGAGAGGGCATATTGCATTTGATAAGTACCGATAGGTACAGTACGCGAAAATTGCGGCACTCCGTTGACAATAATGGCAATTTCTGAACTATCAAATTCGATATCAACTAATACTGCTGCTTCTTGGGGGCTGAATTGCCGCAATTGCTCGCGGATTGTCCGAATCATGGCAAAACTGTTGATTTCTAAAATATCGATTTGCAATCCAGCCTGCTCAAATGTATTAATATATGCTTCCGTTACCTCCTTACGTGTAGCTACTAAAAGTACTTGTACTTTTTCAATACCATCTTCATCTACAAAGTACCCAAGTTTTTGATAATCGACATCAGCTTCTTCACGCGGATAGGGTAAATACAACGCTGCTTCATGGTTTAGCACCATTTCTCGCAGTTCTTTATCATCTAACTCTGCTGGTACAGGTATTAAACGGACAATTGAATCTCGTCCTGTGACCCCAGTGGCAACCCGAGAAGCTTTAATTTTGCTTTCAGCCAAACCCTGCTGAATTAACTGCGCCATCGCTGGCGCATCAGCGATTTGACCGTCCATCATTACACCTTCGGGAACTGGTATTGATGTTAAGGCTTCTACTTTTAAGCCTTGACGTTGTTTGCGTAATTGAACTATATTCACCCTTTCTGGTGCTAGTTCAATACCGACCCCTTTATTAGATTTGCTAAACAGACTATTGAAGCTTTTCACCACTTTGATGCCCGTTGCACTGCTAAATTGATAAGTTAAATGATGCTAAAAAACGTTCTTGGTACTAGGTAATTGATTTAGCCTATAATCTCGACAATTCTGCATAAGCTTTTCACTCAAAGCAAGCGTAAATATACTAGTAAAATGTTTAAAACTTCAAAATTCAGACGATTG contains the following coding sequences:
- the pilM gene encoding type IV pilus assembly protein PilM; translated protein: MVKSFNSLFSKSNKGVGIELAPERVNIVQLRKQRQGLKVEALTSIPVPEGVMMDGQIADAPAMAQLIQQGLAESKIKASRVATGVTGRDSIVRLIPVPAELDDKELREMVLNHEAALYLPYPREEADVDYQKLGYFVDEDGIEKVQVLLVATRKEVTEAYINTFEQAGLQIDILEINSFAMIRTIREQLRQFSPQEAAVLVDIEFDSSEIAIIVNGVPQFSRTVPIGTYQMQYALSKAMSLPASRDMEMLYGMTIMTTNADGGKTGLTDINPGMAALLRVLGELTDELRRSIDFYLNQSENLEVAQIFLAGPGGGLQQLDEFFTQRLSLPTAQIDPITSLSIEVSEEKYPAVQRAGLATVLGLGMREV
- a CDS encoding pyridoxamine 5'-phosphate oxidase family protein, whose translation is MTTSTDKNQHIDQLRELIKDIGCSMLTTVDEDGSLHSRPMEKSSDIQPDGTLWFFTNASSHKVFEIEHRQQVNLSFSSPNQKRYVSVSGSAELVQDRNKMQELWKPELQAWFPQGLKEPDIALLKVQINKVDYWDSQANFVAQTISL
- a CDS encoding PilN domain-containing protein, yielding MYSLDINFLKDRPNYQNTATKKPRVKIQMPVGNMTPLYIGVAVGICLPTLVGGAWWWLQAKNAELEQNLAQLDQESKRLDTELASINKIKEETTKIKGETQGLVTVFDQIRPWSAMLQDLRERIPANVQIEDIKQTPPIRPVQGQGQAAGTTPGNPAGGIEINGVARSFNDVNDFLLTLQQSHFLKASESKIKTAELVNAPSSSDATDSNGVKLPPPQVVKYTIQSSLSDVPASELIRELEQKGTVGLVTRIRSIQKTGVITK
- a CDS encoding pilus assembly protein PilO — protein: MTLSDDLNFAEQNGEFALESPASPVLFGISFTPKIIGILVGSVGLLGALYVAFNLLMPAWDSYQQQQTKVNELQGQVNQKKASVNKIDEIKQELEQAKQQQIQVLSLFSNEKTLDTLLLDMNRLIETGNAQIPGNPAKAQLKKFVPVTQQPEPITDGSLGIQADGKLKRSVIQVEIEGTYEQTQSILRNIERLQPLLIFKDYQSILIPPPKATSEKGAPIPKRGPASITTSFQLQALMPLTPEERAMIAAKAAPKKK
- a CDS encoding type IV pilus secretin family protein → MKQLHGNSLLLGTAAFIFLAAQPVWADTTQITDVQLSQVDGGINVILKTSSGSRPQVFTTKRGNALVTDIINTQLRLPQGNNFRQDNPASGIASVEIVQLDANSIRVVVTGSNNAPSSQPVGRKDNRITLGFSPSGDTTASKPNPTTPAPIPTTPTPPSNPTAPQTGKKPDVLVPNPEISIDGKPAQPAGPGQPPNQGPPFLPRAVAPPVGDIAISNIDASPVNIDLGTQERVPRLVLRDAPVREVLSLLSRAAGLNLAYVGGAASGGASSGGQTSAAAGGQTISLDIENEPVQDVFNYVLRLSGLEANRSGRTIFVGPKLPNSTRDNVMRNVRLNQVTVGVALNFLVGLGAESAISRERLVTSVSAVPVGNSTAAVTQTQTTTETKLETQRADFKDSNPLLRGLQALGDERTNSVTLIGPARLIDMAMAQLTQLDIRRRQVVVNVKIIDVNLTGTQDYNTSFSFGVGNNFFAVDNGAASLNFGGSRPATASEAATSVNDTPVITNPITGSPFYDPNSTVSISGTTPGTIIVNPDGTTTRSQSAGSGNFYQPISPSNTNPLQPGFSQITPATDNIVTRNADGTSSVTQGTLGTATASLPSLYQFPKRLLASLQAQVTNGNAKILTDPTLIVQEGQQALVNLTQEVVGNITLQTTDTSGGSRTERKIDKQKVGLTLNVKIERIDDNGFVSLSVAPTVSAPTASQNTGNGQIVLVSERSLTSGMIRLRDGQTLILSGIIQDQDRTTVSKIPILGDIPLIGSLFRSTNRSNERREVVVLLTPQIMDDSERSSYGYNYNPSPEVRQMLERRGWQPSGK
- a CDS encoding heme-dependent oxidative N-demethylase family protein; the encoded protein is MNGRYEVKPGMMAFGTCFGNAEADGQVFQIDENFAHYRQAKLLARAERLSKYYQTHKYSKAVAGAIARLIVERLTQDHPQYFDYQKSTANTLIFRSQLTQETLYLDADWQLQRVENSSVFPTYSSTLDALASQMQEDLTVICRGRDGCNWLSAVHLCYPNHWSAEEKIGKNFAEIHQPVAGMEKINRRADAIANTMISCKPMVRFAWGLSTDTRLNHHPEPPPNLSVSQWQGRDFDAQNPQLYLRIERQVIWGLPEYEAALFTIRTYFRDCSLIKKDSLLRVKLCAAIESMSPESLFYKGLVDSKASILNWLNEI